The following proteins are encoded in a genomic region of Rhodoferax aquaticus:
- a CDS encoding SDR family oxidoreductase has translation MPHPFTNTTAVLTGAGSGFGLECARLGAKLGMNLVLADVQQDALDKAAAEVSALGAPTLAMRVDVSKAADVEALGAATLARFGAPHLVFNNAGVGTAGLIWEHSVKDWEWVLGVNVMGVAHGVRVFTPMMLAAAAKDPAYRGHIVNTASMAGMVNMPNMGVYNVSKHAVVSLSETLYQDLSLVTDQISASVLCPFFVPTGINQSHRNRPADAADAPLTQSQRIGQAMSDKAVGSGKVSAAEVAQMVFDAVAARQFYIYSHPKTIGSVQTRLEDIMQIRNPSDPFAHKPELGAELRKALR, from the coding sequence ATGCCACATCCATTTACCAACACCACTGCGGTACTCACCGGCGCAGGCTCGGGCTTCGGCCTGGAGTGCGCACGCCTAGGCGCCAAGCTGGGCATGAACCTCGTGCTGGCCGATGTGCAGCAAGACGCGCTAGATAAGGCTGCCGCCGAGGTCAGCGCTTTGGGTGCTCCCACACTGGCGATGCGGGTAGACGTGTCCAAAGCAGCCGATGTAGAGGCGCTGGGTGCCGCCACCTTGGCCCGGTTTGGCGCACCGCATTTGGTGTTTAACAACGCAGGGGTGGGTACCGCTGGTCTGATCTGGGAGCACAGCGTCAAAGACTGGGAGTGGGTGCTGGGCGTGAACGTCATGGGTGTGGCCCATGGTGTGCGCGTGTTCACCCCCATGATGCTGGCCGCCGCAGCCAAAGACCCTGCTTACCGTGGCCACATTGTGAACACCGCCAGCATGGCCGGCATGGTCAACATGCCCAATATGGGCGTGTACAACGTGAGCAAGCACGCGGTGGTGTCTCTGAGCGAGACGCTGTACCAAGACCTCTCTTTGGTGACCGACCAAATCAGCGCCAGCGTGCTGTGCCCCTTCTTTGTGCCCACGGGCATCAACCAAAGCCATCGCAACCGCCCGGCAGACGCCGCTGACGCGCCCTTGACCCAGAGCCAGCGCATTGGCCAAGCCATGAGCGACAAGGCCGTAGGCAGCGGCAAAGTGAGCGCCGCCGAAGTGGCGCAGATGGTGTTTGACGCCGTAGCCGCCCGCCAGTTCTATATCTACAGCCACCCCAAGACCATTGGTTCGGTGCAAACGCGCTTGGAAGACATCATGCAAATCCGCAATCCGTCGGACCCCTTTGCGCACAAGCCTGAGCTGGGGGCAGAGCTGCGCAAGGCTTTGCGCTAG
- a CDS encoding GNAT family N-acetyltransferase — MTKEPQLHWKLSAFDSLNVHELYDFLQLRSEVFGLEQNCLFQDVDGYDQIAHHLMGYVGPQLVAYARCFAAHGKYAEASIGRVVTRPSARGTGLGHLLIEQAKLSVSTLWGPQPVRIGAQARLEKFYTDHGFVNDNKPYMEDGIPHLEMVWTP; from the coding sequence ATGACCAAAGAACCCCAACTCCACTGGAAGCTCAGTGCCTTTGACAGCCTGAACGTGCACGAGCTGTACGACTTTTTGCAACTGCGCAGCGAAGTCTTTGGCCTGGAGCAAAACTGCCTATTCCAAGACGTAGACGGCTACGACCAAATTGCCCACCACCTCATGGGCTATGTGGGCCCGCAACTGGTGGCCTACGCCCGTTGCTTTGCCGCGCATGGCAAGTACGCTGAAGCCAGCATTGGCCGCGTGGTGACGCGCCCCTCGGCGCGCGGCACGGGCCTTGGCCACTTGCTTATTGAGCAAGCCAAGCTATCTGTCAGCACCCTGTGGGGCCCGCAGCCTGTGCGCATAGGCGCGCAAGCTCGCCTAGAAAAGTTTTACACCGACCACGGCTTTGTGAATGACAACAAGCCGTACATGGAAGACGGCATCCCCCACCTAGAGATGGTGTGGACGCCTTAA
- a CDS encoding glutathione S-transferase family protein, with amino-acid sequence MAELILHHYPQSPFAEKVRLVLGYKQLAWKSVFIPVVMPKPDLVALTGGYRKTPVLQIGCDVYCDTALICDVLEHVQPTPTLYPEGHKGMARVFAQWADTTLFWTAMPYNLQPQGVAAMFAGAPPEAAQAFAGDRAAMSTGMNRIRPADATAAYKSYLRRMASMLEDSPFLMGSAPCIADFSAYHALWFTRHAVGALRAILDATPSVLAWMDRMAAIGHGQAGRMSATEAIAVCAQSMGASTEKASVFQDEHGIALGSQVTVQAESFGSELTEGELVAATRTRYTLRRTDARAGVVHVHFPRVGYVLKKAKPV; translated from the coding sequence ATGGCCGAACTCATTCTTCACCACTACCCACAGTCCCCCTTTGCCGAAAAAGTGCGCCTCGTGCTGGGCTACAAGCAGCTGGCGTGGAAGTCCGTGTTCATCCCCGTGGTGATGCCCAAGCCCGACCTGGTGGCGCTCACCGGTGGCTACCGCAAGACCCCCGTGCTGCAAATCGGCTGCGATGTGTATTGCGACACGGCCTTGATTTGCGATGTGCTGGAGCATGTGCAGCCCACGCCCACCCTGTACCCCGAAGGGCACAAAGGCATGGCCCGTGTGTTTGCCCAGTGGGCTGACACCACCTTGTTTTGGACAGCCATGCCCTACAACCTGCAGCCCCAGGGAGTGGCCGCCATGTTTGCCGGTGCCCCGCCAGAAGCTGCACAAGCCTTCGCGGGCGACCGTGCGGCTATGAGCACCGGCATGAACCGCATTCGCCCCGCAGATGCCACCGCCGCCTACAAGTCGTATTTGCGCCGCATGGCCAGCATGCTGGAAGACAGCCCATTTTTGATGGGCAGTGCGCCGTGCATTGCCGACTTCTCGGCCTACCACGCGCTCTGGTTTACCCGCCATGCGGTAGGTGCTTTGCGCGCCATTCTGGACGCAACACCCTCCGTGTTGGCGTGGATGGACCGTATGGCGGCTATCGGCCATGGGCAGGCTGGGCGCATGAGTGCTACAGAAGCCATAGCAGTATGCGCTCAGTCCATGGGTGCTAGCACTGAAAAAGCTTCAGTTTTTCAGGATGAGCACGGCATCGCATTGGGTAGCCAGGTCACGGTGCAGGCAGAATCGTTTGGGTCTGAGCTCACCGAGGGCGAGTTGGTGGCCGCCACCCGCACCCGGTACACGCTGCGTCGCACCGACGCGCGCGCCGGTGTGGTGCATGTGCACTTCCCTCGGGTGGGCTATGTTTTAAAGAAAGCCAAACCTGTATGA
- a CDS encoding isovaleryl-CoA dehydrogenase, translating to MHSQPLPTQPAPRLSAPTGPHSTHEVTNQAETLVDYNLFAHNQALQAALAFNAPSLDVQALHTLGAQWGSAAMQEHARLANVHTPQLRAHDRTGRRIDQVEFHPSYHALMAAATAAGLHASPWAPGQAFSHTRRAAAFMLFTEAEPSILCPISMTYAVMPALKANAAIYAAWSPGLLAPNYDPQLSLYSRKSGLTMGMGMTEKQGGSDVRANTTQATLQGSDAWGQRYSLVGHKWFFSAPMCDAFLVLAQTPAGLSCFFIPRVLPDFADPGSAGTLNAIRIQRLKDKLGNKANASSEVEFLGATAWLVGEEGRGVAQILEMGTMTRLDCALGTSGLMRQALSIALHHTAQRNAFGKRLIEQPLMRNVLADLAIESEAACALSMRLARSFDHADDAHERLMGRLLTPIAKYWICKRGSAFAQEAMECLGGNGYVEEGGEGTMARIYREMPLNSIWEGAGNIMALDLLRALRKGDVAHALARELAPARGAHPALDRLAAALPARVELMAHETEARRLAQDVALAVQAALLYQSAPAAVFQAFCDSRLGGNWGYTFGTLGDGVDFDTILARAMPTATRTHA from the coding sequence ATGCACAGCCAGCCCTTGCCAACGCAGCCCGCCCCACGCCTGAGCGCACCCACCGGCCCGCACAGCACGCACGAGGTCACCAACCAGGCCGAGACCTTGGTGGACTACAACCTTTTTGCCCACAACCAAGCGCTGCAAGCCGCGCTGGCCTTCAACGCTCCGAGCTTGGATGTGCAAGCCTTGCATACCCTGGGCGCGCAGTGGGGCAGTGCGGCCATGCAAGAGCACGCCCGCTTGGCCAATGTGCACACCCCGCAGCTACGCGCCCACGACCGCACCGGCAGGCGCATTGACCAGGTGGAGTTTCACCCCAGCTACCACGCGCTCATGGCGGCCGCTACAGCGGCGGGCTTGCACGCCAGCCCATGGGCACCCGGCCAAGCCTTTAGCCACACACGCCGCGCTGCCGCCTTCATGCTGTTTACCGAGGCCGAGCCTTCCATCCTGTGCCCCATTTCCATGACCTATGCGGTCATGCCCGCACTCAAGGCCAATGCCGCCATTTACGCAGCGTGGTCGCCAGGCCTCTTGGCCCCCAACTACGACCCACAGCTCAGCTTGTATTCGCGCAAGTCTGGCCTCACCATGGGCATGGGCATGACCGAAAAGCAGGGCGGCTCAGACGTGCGCGCCAACACCACGCAAGCTACGCTGCAAGGCTCCGACGCTTGGGGCCAGCGCTACAGCTTGGTGGGGCACAAATGGTTTTTCTCGGCCCCCATGTGCGATGCTTTTTTGGTGCTGGCACAAACCCCGGCAGGCCTGAGCTGCTTTTTCATCCCCCGCGTACTGCCCGACTTTGCCGACCCCGGCAGCGCGGGCACGCTCAACGCCATCCGCATCCAGCGGCTCAAAGACAAGCTGGGTAACAAAGCCAACGCCAGCTCTGAGGTTGAGTTCTTGGGGGCCACCGCGTGGCTGGTGGGCGAAGAAGGGCGTGGCGTGGCCCAGATTTTGGAAATGGGCACCATGACCCGGCTGGACTGTGCCTTGGGCACCAGCGGCCTGATGCGCCAAGCGCTCAGCATCGCGCTGCACCACACGGCCCAGCGCAACGCCTTTGGCAAACGCCTGATCGAGCAGCCGCTGATGCGCAATGTGCTTGCCGACCTTGCTATTGAAAGTGAAGCTGCATGCGCACTATCTATGCGCCTTGCACGCTCTTTTGACCATGCTGACGATGCGCATGAGCGCCTGATGGGCCGCTTGCTCACGCCCATTGCCAAGTACTGGATCTGCAAGCGCGGCAGCGCCTTTGCCCAAGAAGCCATGGAATGCCTGGGCGGCAACGGCTATGTGGAAGAGGGCGGCGAGGGCACCATGGCCCGCATCTACCGCGAGATGCCGCTCAACTCCATTTGGGAGGGCGCAGGCAACATCATGGCGCTGGACCTGCTGCGCGCTTTGCGCAAGGGCGATGTGGCCCACGCGCTCGCGCGCGAGCTGGCACCGGCACGCGGTGCGCACCCCGCGCTTGACCGTTTGGCCGCCGCCTTGCCCGCGCGTGTTGAACTCATGGCCCATGAAACCGAGGCCCGCCGCTTGGCCCAAGACGTCGCGCTGGCCGTGCAGGCCGCGCTGCTGTACCAAAGCGCACCTGCCGCTGTGTTCCAAGCCTTTTGCGACTCGCGCTTGGGGGGCAACTGGGGTTACACCTTTGGCACGCTGGGCGACGGCGTGGACTTTGACACCATCTTGGCCCGTGCCATGCCCACTGCCACACGCACGCACGCCTAA
- a CDS encoding PaaI family thioesterase, translating into MKAQADVASVDVTGAVPGLGVGTPFVQHLGIRFVSHEGGHSELAFAPGPEHLNSYEVAHGGAVMTLLDVTMATAARTLQPTMGVVTVEMKTSFMRGAVGPLTAKGSVLHQTATLAFTQATVFDAKGKACAHATGTFKFVRALLPRPRKAQNMEENTA; encoded by the coding sequence ATGAAAGCGCAAGCGGATGTAGCCAGCGTGGATGTCACGGGCGCAGTCCCGGGCTTGGGCGTAGGCACACCTTTTGTGCAGCACCTGGGCATTCGCTTTGTGAGCCACGAGGGCGGCCACTCCGAGCTGGCGTTTGCACCCGGTCCTGAACATTTGAATTCGTATGAAGTGGCCCATGGCGGCGCTGTCATGACCTTGCTAGACGTCACCATGGCCACCGCAGCCCGCACGCTGCAGCCCACGATGGGCGTGGTCACGGTCGAGATGAAAACCAGCTTCATGCGCGGCGCTGTGGGGCCGCTCACGGCCAAGGGCAGCGTGCTGCACCAAACCGCCACGCTGGCCTTCACCCAGGCCACCGTGTTTGATGCCAAAGGCAAAGCCTGCGCGCATGCCACTGGCACCTTCAAGTTTGTGCGCGCGCTGTTGCCACGTCCACGCAAAGCACAAAATATGGAAGAAAACACGGCTTAG
- a CDS encoding SDR family oxidoreductase, with amino-acid sequence MTARTIQQLFDLTGKTALVTGGSRGLGLQIAHALGEAGAKVMISSRKAEDLEVAVAELQGAGIDARWVAADCAKDTEITRLADETLQRMGDVDILVNNAGAAWGAPAEDHSAEAWDKVMNLNVRGYFLLSQAIAKKSMIGRKSGRIINVASIAGLNGNPEGMNTIAYNTSKGAVLNFTRALAAEWGKYNINVNAICPGFFPSKMTMGTLKAMGEERLAAGAPLKRLGDDEDLKGLAVLYASAAGKHITGQWLAVDGGVSVVTGG; translated from the coding sequence ATGACTGCACGCACTATTCAACAACTGTTTGACCTCACCGGCAAAACCGCCTTGGTCACTGGCGGCTCACGCGGCCTAGGCCTGCAAATTGCCCACGCCTTGGGCGAGGCGGGGGCCAAAGTGATGATCAGTTCGCGCAAGGCCGAAGACCTGGAAGTAGCGGTGGCTGAGCTGCAAGGCGCTGGCATTGATGCACGCTGGGTTGCCGCTGACTGCGCCAAAGACACGGAAATCACCCGCCTGGCCGACGAGACCTTGCAGCGCATGGGCGATGTCGATATTTTGGTCAACAACGCAGGTGCCGCCTGGGGTGCGCCCGCTGAAGACCACAGCGCCGAGGCCTGGGACAAGGTGATGAACCTCAACGTGCGGGGCTACTTTTTGCTCAGCCAAGCCATCGCCAAGAAAAGCATGATTGGCCGCAAGAGTGGGCGCATCATCAACGTGGCGTCCATTGCCGGCCTGAACGGCAACCCCGAAGGCATGAACACCATTGCCTACAACACCTCCAAAGGCGCGGTGCTCAACTTCACCCGCGCCTTGGCCGCCGAATGGGGCAAGTACAACATCAATGTCAACGCCATTTGCCCCGGCTTCTTCCCCAGCAAGATGACCATGGGCACCCTCAAAGCCATGGGCGAAGAGCGCTTGGCCGCAGGCGCACCGCTCAAGCGCTTGGGCGATGACGAAGACCTCAAAGGCTTGGCTGTGTTGTACGCCTCTGCCGCTGGCAAGCACATCACCGGCCAATGGCTGGCGGTGGACGGTGGCGTGAGCGTCGTCACTGGCGGCTAG
- a CDS encoding acyl-CoA dehydrogenase — protein sequence MTLRTTLDFLLHDWLDTLSLTSRERFTDHNRETFDAVLDTCERIAREKYAPFNRLIDVQEPHFDGDKVVLPQATQDAHDAFVASGMLSAAQDYALGGMQLPYTVELAANAFFSCASVGISAALLTGGNANLLMAHGTELQKEVFAKNEFAGRWAGTMCLSEPQAGSSLSDITTRAVPDTGSSTPWEQDPLGARYRLKGNKMWISAGDHELTENIVHLVLAKIPDADGKLVPGTKGISLFIVPKKLVDTQGQLTGVRNDVALAGLNHKLGWRGTTNCLLNFGEGKFSVDAQAGGPWGGGAGAIGYLVGQPGKGLQCMFHMMNEARIGVGMAATMLGMAGYYAALDYAQNRPQGRPITGNGKDPAQPQTRIIEHADVKRMLLAQKAYCEGALALELYCARLVDEQHTGNPAEVADARLLLEVLLPIAKSWPSEWCLEANSLAIQVHGGYGYTRDFPVEQYWRDNRLNMIHEGTHGIQAMDLLGRKVLMDEGKGLKLLSHRIMATVHRASGIPALALHAKALGRTLQDVGEATQQAWSTGVPTDALANAVPYMQAFGHTVLAWIWLDVAACALDNDPAQSEVSTQGHVGCARYFFHYELPKTKAWLAVVQSRDMTCATFPSEAF from the coding sequence ATGACCCTTCGCACCACCCTCGATTTCTTGCTGCACGACTGGCTGGACACGCTGTCGCTCACCAGCCGCGAGCGTTTTACTGATCACAACCGCGAAACGTTTGACGCGGTGCTGGACACTTGCGAGCGCATTGCCCGTGAGAAGTACGCCCCGTTCAACCGCTTGATTGATGTGCAAGAGCCGCACTTTGACGGTGATAAAGTGGTCTTGCCGCAAGCCACGCAAGACGCGCATGACGCGTTTGTGGCCTCGGGCATGCTTAGCGCCGCGCAAGACTACGCGCTAGGCGGCATGCAACTGCCGTACACCGTGGAGTTGGCGGCCAATGCATTTTTCTCCTGCGCCTCGGTGGGCATTAGCGCGGCATTGCTCACAGGGGGCAATGCCAATTTGCTCATGGCCCATGGCACTGAGCTGCAAAAAGAAGTCTTTGCCAAAAACGAATTTGCTGGCCGCTGGGCGGGCACCATGTGCTTGTCTGAGCCCCAAGCGGGCTCCAGCCTGTCTGACATTACCACCCGCGCGGTGCCCGACACGGGTAGCAGCACGCCGTGGGAGCAAGACCCCTTGGGTGCGCGCTACCGCCTCAAGGGCAACAAGATGTGGATCTCGGCTGGCGACCATGAGCTGACGGAGAACATCGTGCATTTGGTCTTGGCCAAAATCCCGGACGCTGACGGTAAGCTCGTGCCCGGCACCAAAGGCATTTCACTCTTCATCGTGCCCAAGAAACTGGTGGACACGCAAGGCCAACTCACGGGTGTGCGCAACGATGTGGCCTTGGCTGGCCTCAACCACAAGCTGGGCTGGCGCGGCACTACCAACTGCTTGCTCAATTTTGGTGAAGGCAAGTTCTCGGTGGATGCGCAAGCTGGCGGCCCTTGGGGTGGCGGGGCAGGGGCCATTGGCTACCTGGTAGGCCAACCTGGCAAGGGCTTGCAGTGCATGTTCCACATGATGAACGAGGCCCGCATTGGCGTGGGCATGGCGGCCACCATGCTGGGCATGGCAGGCTACTACGCTGCCTTGGACTACGCCCAAAACCGCCCTCAAGGTCGGCCTATCACGGGCAACGGCAAAGACCCTGCGCAGCCTCAAACCCGCATCATTGAACACGCCGATGTCAAGCGCATGCTGCTGGCGCAAAAGGCCTACTGCGAGGGCGCCTTGGCGCTAGAGCTGTACTGCGCCCGCTTGGTGGACGAGCAACACACTGGCAACCCGGCGGAAGTGGCAGACGCGCGCCTCCTGCTCGAAGTGCTGCTGCCCATTGCCAAAAGCTGGCCTAGCGAATGGTGTTTGGAGGCCAACTCACTGGCCATTCAAGTGCATGGCGGCTATGGCTACACGCGCGATTTTCCGGTGGAGCAATACTGGCGCGACAACCGCCTGAACATGATCCATGAAGGCACCCACGGCATCCAAGCCATGGATCTGCTAGGCCGCAAAGTGTTGATGGACGAAGGCAAGGGTCTCAAACTGCTGTCTCACCGCATCATGGCCACCGTACACCGTGCCAGTGGCATACCCGCCTTGGCATTGCACGCCAAAGCCTTGGGCCGCACGCTGCAAGACGTGGGCGAGGCCACCCAACAAGCCTGGTCTACCGGCGTGCCCACGGACGCTCTGGCCAATGCGGTGCCTTATATGCAGGCCTTTGGCCACACGGTGCTGGCCTGGATTTGGCTGGACGTTGCCGCGTGTGCGCTGGACAACGACCCTGCGCAAAGCGAGGTGTCTACCCAAGGCCATGTGGGTTGCGCGCGCTACTTTTTCCATTACGAACTTCCCAAGACAAAAGCCTGGCTGGCTGTGGTGCAATCACGGGATATGACCTGTGCCACATTCCCTAGCGAGGCTTTTTAA